One part of the Streptomyces sp. NBC_00286 genome encodes these proteins:
- the treS gene encoding maltose alpha-D-glucosyltransferase, giving the protein MIVNEPVQDTFEDTPAKDRDPEWFKRAVFYEVLVRSFQDSNGDGIGDLKGLTARLDYLQWLGVDCLWLPPFFKSPLRDGGYDVSDYTAVLPEFGDLADFVEFVDAAHQHGMRVIIDFVMNHTSDQHPWFQESRRDPDGPYGDYYVWADDDKQYQDARIIFVDTEASNWTFDPIRGQYYFHRFFSHQPDLNYENPAVQEEILAALRFWLDLGIDGFRLDAVPYLYAEEGTNCENLPQTHAMLRRVRAEIDEHYPDTVLLAEANQWPEDVVDYFGDYSVGGDECHMAFHFPVMPRIFMAVRRESRYPVSEILAKTPAIPSGCQWGIFLRNHDELTLEMVTDEERDYMWAEYAKDPRMRANIGIRRRLAPLLDNDRNQIELFTALLLSLPGSPILYYGDEIGMGDNIWLGDRDAVRTPMQWTPDRNAGFSSCDPGRLYLPTIMDPVYGYQVTNVEASMSSPSSLLHWTRRMIEIRKQNPAFGLGSYTELPSTNPAVIAFLREYKDDLVLCVHNFSRFAQPTELDLQAFNGRHPVELIGGVRFPAIGDLPYLLTLAGHGFYWFRLRRAVPTSASWRS; this is encoded by the coding sequence ATGATCGTCAACGAGCCCGTTCAGGACACCTTCGAAGACACCCCCGCCAAGGACCGCGACCCGGAGTGGTTCAAACGCGCGGTGTTCTACGAAGTCCTCGTCCGCTCCTTCCAGGACAGCAACGGCGACGGCATCGGCGACCTCAAGGGCCTCACCGCCAGGCTGGACTATCTGCAGTGGCTCGGCGTCGACTGCCTGTGGCTGCCGCCCTTCTTCAAGTCGCCGTTGCGCGACGGCGGCTACGACGTGTCGGACTACACGGCGGTGCTGCCCGAGTTCGGCGATCTGGCGGACTTCGTGGAGTTCGTGGACGCGGCCCACCAGCACGGTATGCGCGTGATCATCGACTTCGTCATGAACCACACCAGCGACCAGCACCCGTGGTTCCAGGAGTCCCGCCGGGATCCCGACGGACCGTACGGCGACTACTACGTATGGGCGGACGACGACAAGCAGTACCAGGACGCCCGGATCATCTTCGTCGACACCGAGGCCTCCAACTGGACCTTCGACCCCATCCGCGGGCAGTACTACTTTCACCGCTTCTTCTCCCACCAGCCCGACCTCAACTACGAGAACCCGGCCGTGCAGGAAGAGATCCTGGCCGCCCTCCGGTTCTGGCTGGACCTGGGCATCGACGGCTTCCGTCTCGACGCCGTGCCCTATCTGTACGCCGAGGAGGGCACCAACTGCGAGAACCTGCCGCAGACGCACGCCATGCTGAGACGCGTACGCGCCGAAATCGACGAGCACTATCCGGACACGGTGCTGCTGGCCGAGGCCAACCAGTGGCCCGAGGACGTCGTCGACTACTTCGGCGACTACAGCGTCGGCGGCGACGAATGCCACATGGCCTTCCACTTCCCCGTCATGCCGCGCATCTTCATGGCCGTGCGCCGCGAGTCCCGCTACCCCGTCTCCGAGATCCTCGCCAAGACCCCCGCCATCCCGTCAGGCTGCCAGTGGGGCATCTTCCTGCGCAACCACGACGAACTCACCCTGGAGATGGTCACCGACGAAGAACGCGACTACATGTGGGCCGAATACGCCAAAGACCCCCGCATGCGCGCCAACATCGGCATCCGCCGCCGCCTGGCCCCCCTCCTGGACAACGACCGCAACCAGATCGAACTCTTCACCGCCCTCCTCCTCTCCCTCCCCGGCTCGCCGATCCTGTACTACGGCGACGAGATCGGCATGGGCGACAACATCTGGCTCGGCGACCGCGACGCGGTCCGCACCCCCATGCAGTGGACCCCCGACCGCAACGCCGGCTTCTCCTCCTGCGACCCCGGACGGCTGTACCTGCCCACGATCATGGACCCGGTCTACGGCTACCAGGTCACCAACGTCGAAGCCTCCATGAGCAGCCCCTCGTCGCTGCTGCACTGGACCCGCCGCATGATCGAGATCCGCAAACAGAACCCCGCCTTCGGCCTGGGCTCCTACACCGAACTGCCCTCCACCAACCCCGCCGTCATCGCCTTCCTGCGCGAATACAAAGACGACCTGGTGCTGTGCGTGCACAACTTCTCCCGCTTCGCCCAGCCCACCGAACTCGACCTGCAAGCCTTCAACGGCCGCCACCCCGTCGAACTCATCGGCGGCGTCCGCTTCCCCGCCATCGGCGACCTGCCCTACCTCCTCACCCTCGCGGGCCACGGCTTCTACTGGTTCCGCCTGCGTCGGGCGGTCCCCACCAGTGCCAGTTGGCGATCTTGA
- a CDS encoding DUF5133 domain-containing protein, with protein MLLPAKAEVARHLEQYRAWERLMLAAPADRLARDNFESTGYTLCVLMGKRCAREAADAAERYLGADLALYFANRGTRPRRRNGARTRPTGLATAPAR; from the coding sequence ATGCTGCTGCCTGCCAAAGCCGAGGTCGCCAGGCATCTGGAGCAGTACCGAGCCTGGGAACGCCTGATGCTCGCCGCCCCCGCCGACCGCCTGGCACGGGACAACTTCGAGAGCACCGGCTACACCCTGTGCGTACTGATGGGCAAACGCTGCGCCCGCGAAGCGGCTGACGCGGCGGAGCGCTACTTGGGCGCCGATTTAGCGCTGTACTTCGCAAACCGTGGCACCAGGCCCCGCCGCCGAAACGGCGCCCGCACCCGACCGACGGGACTGGCGACGGCGCCGGCGCGATAG
- a CDS encoding pep a2 has product MKTVVPCYYHLDVEVSPERVEQVRRILAAHLRYWNLDDLVEPVCDCAEVLLHTIDEHAADKNTTIEMWWTGQHLITAIADNDADLHAKYAQPGCLAHIAAVSDGWGCCATGTGGKIIWFSRRARAIERAPLVPIRPAPSLRTARPMPREAPVPALAGSAPTSLLTAAADVGVRDPDGSPGATVPRTSL; this is encoded by the coding sequence ATGAAGACCGTAGTGCCCTGCTACTACCACCTCGACGTGGAGGTCAGCCCGGAACGGGTCGAACAGGTCAGGCGCATTCTGGCCGCCCACCTCCGGTACTGGAACCTGGACGATCTCGTCGAGCCCGTCTGTGACTGCGCCGAGGTGCTGCTGCACACGATCGACGAGCACGCCGCGGACAAGAACACCACGATCGAGATGTGGTGGACCGGCCAGCATCTCATCACCGCCATCGCGGACAACGACGCGGACCTGCACGCGAAGTACGCCCAGCCGGGCTGCCTGGCCCATATCGCCGCCGTGAGCGACGGCTGGGGCTGCTGCGCCACGGGAACCGGCGGCAAGATCATCTGGTTCTCGCGCCGGGCCCGTGCCATCGAGCGCGCTCCGCTGGTTCCGATACGCCCGGCCCCCAGCCTGCGTACGGCACGCCCGATGCCCCGCGAGGCGCCGGTGCCCGCGCTGGCCGGTTCCGCGCCGACGAGTCTGCTCACGGCGGCGGCCGACGTCGGCGTACGGGATCCCGATGGCTCGCCGGGCGCGACCGTGCCGCGTACCTCGCTCTGA
- a CDS encoding PPOX class F420-dependent oxidoreductase has translation MSHDTKQNALLKLLGEYDGGVLVTLKRDGRPQLSNVNHAYYPDERTVRVSITDDRAKTRNMRRDPRVSYHVTSDDRWAYTVVEGVADLSPVATDPQDETVEELIRLYRDVLGEHPDWDDYRAAMVRDRRLVLRLRIERAYGVPRAR, from the coding sequence ATGTCCCACGACACGAAGCAGAACGCCCTGCTCAAGCTGCTCGGCGAGTACGACGGCGGAGTGCTGGTCACCCTCAAACGCGACGGTCGGCCGCAGCTCTCGAACGTCAACCACGCGTACTACCCCGACGAACGGACCGTGCGCGTCTCGATCACGGACGACCGCGCCAAGACGCGCAACATGCGCCGGGATCCGCGGGTGTCGTACCACGTGACCAGCGACGACCGCTGGGCCTACACCGTCGTCGAGGGCGTCGCCGACCTCTCCCCCGTCGCGACGGATCCGCAGGACGAGACGGTCGAGGAACTCATCCGGCTCTACCGCGACGTCCTGGGCGAGCACCCCGACTGGGACGACTACCGCGCCGCCATGGTCCGCGACCGCCGCCTCGTGCTGCGTCTGCGGATCGAGCGGGCGTACGGAGTGCCCCGCGCCCGCTGA